CTGCTCGCGGATCCCCCGCGCGGCGATGGGCAGCTGGCCCAGGTCGTAGTCGAAGCCGACGATGGCGCGGCAGCGCGTCGCCGCGCGCCGGAGATGGGCACCGTTGGCGCAGCCGACATCGAGGACGAGATCCCCGGCGTCCAGGTACGGCAGGTACCAGTCGTGCCACGCATGCCCGACGAGGTGCTTGGGGTGAATGGGGTACGGGCGCTTCCCCGTCCAGTGCACGAGCCGGACGCCCACGGCCTTGCCACGACGGTTGACGAGGTCCACGGCCCGTACCAGGAGTCGCCCGAGCGCGGTCACGCGGTCCCCTTCCCGCCGCGGCGGCGCCACGCCTCCAGCGCCCGCTCGTAGACCCGGCGCGTCCCGTCGACACACCCCTCCCAGCGGAACAACCTGTCGACCCGCTCGCGGCCGGCGGCCCCGAGCCGTGCCCGCAGCCCGCTGTCCTCGAGCAGGAGAAGCAGCCGCTCCACGAAGCGGCCCGGTGCCGCCGGGTCGCACAGGAAGCCCGCCTCGCCGTCCCGCACCAGCTCGGGGATCGAGCCCCGGTCCGAGGCCACCACCGGCACGGCCGAGGACATGGCCTCGGCCACGGTGAGCCCGAACCCCTCCATGGCGGAGGGGAAGACGAAGACGTCGCCGAGGTTGAAGTGCGGGGCCTTCTCGGCGTCCGGAACGTAGCCGGTGAACACCACGCTCTCCCCGAGCCCGATCCGCCGCGCGTGTCGGCGCAGCGCCCCGAGGAGCGGGCCGCCTCCCGCCAGGAGGAGCCGCGCCTCCGGCCGGCGGGCGACCACCGCGCTCCAGACATCGAGGAGGAGGAAGAGGTTCTTCCGCGGCTTGAGGCCGCCGAAGAAGAGCACGGCGGGCCGGCCGCGGAGCCCGTAGCGCTCCACCAGGTCCGCCCGGCGCGGGCGCGGCGCGAAGACGGGATCGACGCCGTAGTGGACCACCGACACGTGATCGGTCCGCGCCCCGAGATCCTCGCCGAGCTGCCGCCGGCCGAACTCGCTGCCCACCACCACGGCGTCGGCGCCCTCGACGACGCGCTTCTCGATGAGGGCGTTGAGCGGGCTCGGGTCCAGGTGATGGTGATGGGCGACCACCGGCACATCCAGTCCGAAGCGGCGCCGCGCCCACAGGGCCGAGGGGCCGATGTACCGCAGGGAGTGGACCCGGAGGAGGTCGAAGCCCACGCTGTCCCAGACCCGCTTGACGGCCCGGGGCACCACGGCGGGGGCGACCCACCAGCGCAGCCCCCGGCCCATCGGGAAGCGGTGGACGGTCCAGTTCTGCGCCTCGGCGGGATACGGTCGGCCCCGTGCCAGGATGATCTCGATCCGGGCCCCGGCGCGGCCGAGCCGGACCAGGAGCTCCCGCTCGTAGGTTTCTCCCCCCGAGGTCGTCTCGGGGGCCACACCGCAATGAGGCGTGCAGATCCGCATGCCGTCACCGCTTCCGGGCGATGACGACATAGCCGGTCGTGTAGCTGGAGAGAAAGGCCGAGCGGGCCGTCGCCGCGCGGTGGTCGAGCCGGCCCAGGCAGAAGCCCACCGCGAGCACGGGCAGCGCCAGGAGCGCTCGCAGCGGCCGCGAGGCCACCTGGGCCCCGGCCTGGCGCAGCATGTGGGCGAGGGTGCCGAAGAAGTATCCCTGCTGGGTGACCTGGTCCACGCGGAGACCGGCGCGCTCGAGAAGCTCCACCAGCCGCCCCCCCGAGAAGCGCTGGCGATCGGCGATGTGATCCACCCGGTGCAGGAGCGGCGCCGAGAGCACCAGCTGGCCATCCGGGACGAGGACGCGACTGAACTCGGCCAGCATGGTCTCGTAGCGGTCCACGTACTGTATGACTTCCTGGCACAGGATCCGGTCCACCGAGGCTTCCCTGATGGGGAGCGCCTCGGCATCGCCCAGGATGTCCGGCTCGGCCCGCGGGTCGATGTTCAGCAGCACCCAGCGCCTGACGGCGCCCCGGGGCGGGCGGAAGCGTCCGCGCGGCTGGCGCCGGCCGCCCACGTCCAGCACCACGCCCCTGAAGCTCCCCGCACAGCGCGCGAGCTCGGCGTCCAGGAGGGTGCGGCGATGGGAGGCTCCGAGGGAGGTGCGGATCATGACGCCTGCGCCTCGCCCCGCACCTCTCGGTAGAGAGCGAGCATCAGGTCGACGCTCGTCTCGGCATCCAGCTGCCGCTCGATGTGGCGCCGCGCCTGGGTGCCGAGCGCGCGCCGGAGCGCGTCGTCGGCGAGGAGCCGCGTGATGGCGCGCGCCAGCCCATCGGGGTCGCCCCGCTCCACCAGGAGGCCGGTGACGCCGTCCTCGATGAGCTCGGGGGTGCCGCCCACACGGGTGCCGATGACGGGCCGGCCGGCCGTCATCGCCTCGACGATCACCCGGCTCAGCGCGTCGGGAATCACCGAGGGTGTCACCACCATGTCGGCCACGGCGTACAGCGCGAGCACCTCGGCATTGGGCAAGGCCCCCAGCCGGCGGATCCAGGGGGCCCCGCTGGCGCCGGGGAGCTCGCCGTCGCCCACGAAGACGAACAGGGCCTCGGGAACCGTCTCGACCACGCGGGCGGCGGCCGCCGCCACGTCGGGCGTGCCCTTGCCGGGAGAGAGCTTGCCCACGCAGAGGATGACGGGGTGGCCCGCGAGCCCGTGGGCCCGGCGCAGGGCGGCGGCCCGCTCCTCGGAGGCGGGCACCAAGACGGGGGGAATGGTGTGGATCGTCCGGACCCGACGCACCCCCTCGAGGAGACCGGAGCGCCGGTAGACGTCGAGGATCCCGTCGCTCACGCCGACCACGGCGTCGAGCCGCCTGAGCAGGCGCTGCTTGAACGAGGCATCGAGCCAGCCGGCCAGGAAGCCCAGCTTGACGCGAAGCCGGCGGCGCCGTCCCGCCCCGTACAGGGCGAAGTACTCCTCGGAGCACTCGCGCCAGAGCTTCCGCACGCCGCAGTCGGCGGGCCGCCTGTCCCCGTGGTGCAGGCACATGGGCGCCGCGTCGATGAGGCTTCCGTCGCGGATCGTGAGCACCAGCGGCACCCGGGTGAGCGCGCGGGCGATGATGCCGGGCAGCAGCATGTGCTTGTTCTGGGCGTGCAGGACCTGGGCGCCCTCGGCGCGCGCGATCCGCGCCAGCTGGAGCCCGGCCCAGAGGGCGAAGAGCGGGCTCCGCAGCACGCGCGGCGGCAGCCCGGGGCGCCCGGGTTCGCGCTTGAGGGGGAACGGGAAGCGCCGCACGCGGACTCCGTCGCGCTCCTCCACGGCCGGGGCGCCGTAATTGGGCGTGACCACCACGACGCGGAGCCCGCGGCGGGCGAGCGCCCGGGCGAGCGCCTCGGTGCTCCACTCCGCGCCGCCGGGAGCATGCGGCGGGAAATACTCGTTGGCGAGGCAGACGTTCATGCCGTCGCTGCCTCGCGCACCGTGACGTAGCCACCGGCGGGCGCCGCCAGCAGCAGCCGCTCCAGCCACGGAAGCCCACCCAGCACCACGTCCCTGTCATGGAAGGCCAGGACGCGCGCGTCGTCGATCGGGGTCAGCCCCTCGGCGGGCGCCCAGCGGAGGGCGCCGAGACAGGAGAGGTAGCGGAGCCCGGTCTCGGCGGCGGCGGCCAGCGTCTTGCGCGAGAGCACATTGCCGGGGGGCACGAAGGTCTCGACGGCGCGGCCGAGGAAGTCCTGGAGGATCGCCTGGGCTCGGCGGAGATGCTCGCGGTGGACGGCCTCCGGGAGCCAGTCGTAGAACTCGCGGTGTGCGGCACGGTTCCCCGAGAACCAGCGGGGGCGGAACCGCCCTCGGTCGAGGAGGCAGTGGGTGTAGCCGTGGTTGGCGACCTCGAGCAGGCCCCGCTCGACCCCCTGGCGCAGGAGCCGGCTCGCCTCGGGAAACTTCTCCGGGTAGGCCCTGACCGCGCCATCGGCTTCCACCCAGCCGGCGGTGACGGCCACCGTCATGCGGCAACCCCGGGCGGCGAGCTGCCCGAGCAACGCCTCCCAGTCCGAGGCGGCGAGCTCCCGATACGGCCCCCATCGCTTGATCGGCGGCAGGTACTTGAGGAAGAGGACATTGCCGGGCAGCGGCAGCGCCATCCCGCCCAGCCTGAGGCGGGTGAGCCCGTACACCTCGTGGCGCTTGGAGGCGGCCCCCACATCGTCCATGCGCAGCGCCATCGGCGACGCGCTCACCCCGGGGCCGCCTCCCACGCTCACTTCCACGCCAGGATCTCGATGCTCGGCGAGATGCGGAAGAGCCGGTAGTAGCCGCGGATCATCGGCCAGAGGGGGCTCCCCGACTCCCGGGCGCGCGTCCCGGACGGGCCCAGCGGGACGATGCGCGTGCCGGCGTCCCGAAGCAGCCGCTCGAGCGGCCCGCGCAGGAGCGGCGTGAGCGTGTCGACGAAGCGCGTGGGCCGTCCCCGCAGCCGCAGGTAGCAGCGCGCCACGGTCCGCGGCATCCCCGGAAGCCAGAAGAGCTTGTAATGCCCCTCGTAGCAGGCCAGGGCGCTCGGCGCGTGAAGGTAGAGCGCGCCGCCCGTCCTGACCACGCGTACCATCTCCCGCACGGCCGCGGCCGCATCGGCGACGTGCTCGAGCGTGGAGAAGCAGTACACGAGGTCGAAAGCACCTGCGCTGAACGGCAGATGCTCCGCCGCTGCCAGGATCGGGCCGCCGGCTCCCTCGGCCGCCGCCTTGAGCCGGCAGATCTCGACGGCCTCGGGCTCGGTGTCCACGCCCATGGCGGCGGCGCCCGCCCGCCGCGCGATCACGGTGAACCCTCCCGTGCCACAGCCCACGTTCAGGATCGCCAGCCCCGCCACCGTGCGCCCGAGGGCCGCCTCGAGCCGATCCAGGTGCATCGCCTCGTGGGTCTCCTCGTCAAGGCGCGCCTCGACCAGTGCCGCCCAGGCGGGGATGCCGAGGGTGTCACGGTAATAGCGGGTGTAGTACTCGGCGACCCGACGGCGGACGGGCTCGGGCCATGGGCGCGGGGAGCCGGCCGGGCTCATGGCGAGAGCCGCGAGCGAAGCGCCTCCACGACGGTCACCCGTTCCTCGGGTGTGATCCCCACCGAGCACGGCAGCGACAGCCCGCGGTCGTAGAGCCGGGTGGCGACGTCCACGCGATAGGCCTGGGCGCCGGCGAAGAGCGGCTGCAGGTGCAGCGGGCGCCACAGCGGCCGGGCGCCGATGCCGGCGGCGCTGAGCTCCCGCAGCAGCGCCCGGACATCGGGGCAGCGCCGCTGCGGCAGGAGCGCCGCGGCCATCCAGTAGCTCGAGCGCGCCCAGGGAGCCTCGACGAACGGGCGCACGCCGTCGATGGCCCCCAGGGCCTCCCGGTAGAAGGCGGCGGTGGCGCGCTTGGACTCGATGAAGCCGTCGAGCTGCTCGAGCTGGGCCACGCCGAGGGCCGCCTGGATATTGGTGAGGCGGTAGTTGAAGCCCAGCTCCTCGTGGATGTACTCGATGGGGTCGGTGCGGGCTTGCGTGGTCAGCGTCCGCAGGCGGCCGGCCAGCGCGGCATCCCCGGTCAGCACCATGCCGCCCCCCCCCGTCGTGATGATCTTGTTTCCGTTGAAGGACAGACAGGCGAGCCGCCCGTCGCCGCCCACGCGGCGGCCCCGATACCGCGCGCCCAGCGCCTCGGCCGCGTCCTCGACGATCGCCAGCGGATAGCGGCCGGCCACCTCGAGCAGCGGGTCGAGGTCGCAAGGGTGGCCGTAGAGATGCACCGGCAGGAGCGCGCGCACGACGCGGCCGGTGGCGCGGTTGACGGTGCGCCCGGCCCTCGTGAGGCACTCCCGGGCGAGGAAGTCGGCCACCTTCTGCGGGTCCACCCCCCAGGAGGCCTCCTCCGAGTCGAGGAATACCGGATGCGCGCCACAGTAGGCGACGGCATTGGCGGTGGCGATGAAGGTCAGACTGGGGACCAGCACCTCGTCGCCGGGCTCGACGCCGGCGACCCTCAGCGCCACGTGGAGCGCGGCGGTGCCATTGACTGTCGCCACGGCGTGGGGAGCGCCCACGTAGCGCGCCACCTCACGCTCGAAGCGCTCGATGAACGGCCCGGCCGAGGAGACCCAGTTCGTGTCGAGGCACTCCTTGAGGTACCTCCACTCATTGCCCGCGAGCCGGGGCACAGCGTTCGGAATGGGGGGCGTGCGCGGGATCACGGCCGGCCTCCGCGTCGCTCCCACCAGGCCCGGTACCAGTCGAAGGTCTCCCCGACCCCTGCCTCGAGCGGCACCTTCGGGGCGAAGCCCGTCAGGGCGCGGAGCCGCGTCAGGTCGGGACAGCGGCGCTCCACCGAGCCCGGCGGGGCGGGCAGGTGCTGGATGGCGGGCTCGAAGCGGGCCGCCCGCAGGATGATCCGCAGGAGGTCCTCCATCGTGGTCTCCTCGCCGTCATTGCCGATGTTCACGACCCGTCCCCGGGCGGCCTCGACCGCCACGAGACGGGTCATGGCCTCCACGGCGTCGGCCACGTGGCAGAAGGCGCGACGCTGCGCGGCGCCGTAGAGGCGGAAGGGGCGCTCCCGCCTGACGGCGCGGAGGGACAGCTCCGGGACGACGTGGTCGGTGCCCATGCGCGGCCCGTAGACATTGTGGAAGCGGCCGATCACGACGGGAAGACGGCGGGCCCGCGCGGTATGGATCACCGCGGCCTCGCCCAGGATCTTGCTGGCGGCGTAGGCGAAGCGCGGGGCGGCCACGTCGGGGACGGAGAGCGGCACATCCTCGGGCGTGGGCACGGGCAGCGCCCCTGCCGTGACGCCGCCCGCATAGGTCTCGCTGGTGGAGGCGAAGAAGAGCACCTCGCCGCCGCCGGGCAGCCAGTCGAGCACCTCCAGCACGGAGCGTGTGTTGACGCGGATGACGCGCGCGGGATCGCTCTCGACGTTCCGGACTCCCACCACGGCCGCCAGCATGTACACCTGCTCCCACTGGCGCGGCAGCGAGCCGAGCGCGCCAGGGCGCGTGAGATCTGCCTGGACGAGCACGACGTTCGGGCGGGCGCAGAGGGCCTGGAGCTCCGCGTCCCGGCGGCCCCGGGAGAGGTCGTCGACCAGGGTCAGGGCATGCCCCTCCCCGGCCAGGCGCGAGGCCAGATGGTAGCCGATGAAGCCGGCCCCGCCGAGGACGAGGATTCTAGCCATAGCCGATCCCCGCATAGCGGACTCCGGCGGCTCGCGCCGCCTCCTCGCCCAGGATGCGCCAGCAGTCGTAGAGCACGGCCGGACGCCTGAGCGCGCCGAGGAGCTTCGGGAGATCGGCCCTGGCGTAGTCCGGGTGATTGGTGACGACGAGGACCGCGTCGGCCCCATCGAAGCCCGCCTCGAGCGTCACGGGCGTCGCGCCGAGGCCCGCGATCACGTCACCCCGGACGAGGAAGTCATGGCCCCGCAGGGCGAGCCCGGCGGCGCGGAACAGGGGGAGCATGGGGACGATGGGCGTTCCCCGCATGTCGTCGGTGGGCGGCCAGCCCTTGTAGGCCCAGCCGAGGACGCAGAGCCTGGCGCCCTCGGCCCTGCCGCGCGTCTCGCGGATGAGGGCCACCAGCCGCTCCGCCACGTGTAGCGGGAGCCGCTCGTTGAGGCCGCGGGCCTGGCCGACCAGCCAGGGGGCATACCCCGCCCGCGTCGCGGCACTCAGGAGGATGTAGGGGTCCTTGGACAGGCACCCGCCGCCCACGAAGCCGGGACTGGCCAGGTCCGGTCGCGGGTAGTCGAGATTGGCGGCCCGGATCACTTCCAGCGGGTCGAGGCGGAAGCGCTCCGCGATGAGCGCCACCTCGTTGCCATAGGAGTAGATCAGGTCGGTGTGGCAGTTGTTCACCAGCTTCACGAGCTCGGCCGTCTCCAGCGAGGCCACGAGGACGACCCGCCGGGTCACGCGGGCGAAGAGCGCCACCGCGCGCTCGCGGCTCTCGGCGTCCAGCCCACCGACCACCTGGGGCAGCTCCTCCAGCTCGCGCAGGGCCTGGCCCTGGATCGTGCGCTCGGGTGCGAAGGCCAGCCGCGGCCGCGCCCAGCGCGCGCGGAGCTCGGGAAGCACGACCTCCCGTGTGGCCCCCACCGGCACCGTGGAGCGCACGATGACGAGCGTGTCCTCCCCGCAGCGCTCCGCGATGTGGCGGGCCGCCAGCCTCAGGTTGCCCAGCTCGGGGGCATGCGTGTCCGGGCTCACCGGCGTCGACACGCACAGGATGGCGGCGTCGAGCCCCCCGGCTGGCAAGGCCGACCCCACATGGAGACGCTCCCCCAGGAAGCGTCGCAGCCCTTCCTCCACCCCCGGCTCGAAGAGATGGGGCCGGCCGGCGCCGAGGGCGGCCAGGACATCCGGGGAGGCGTCCATCCCGTGGACCGCGAAGCCCTTGCGGCACAGCGTCACCGCCAGCGTCAGCCCGACATAGCCCAGGCCGACGACGCCGATCGCGGTCATCGCGCTCGCCTCACCGCCAGGGCGCGCTTCGGCTCGCACCCCCCCGGGTCCATCGCTCCCCTCACCGCCAGCGCGCGCTTCGGCTCGCACTTCAATCCAGCAGGCCTTCGGCCATGTCGCGGTTGGCCTTCTCGAGGTCGTGGTGGCGGCCGACATCGAGCCAGTACTCGCGGATGAGGTGGGCCGCCACGGGCTTCCCCGCGTCGATGAGCAGGCGGATCAGATCGGTGGCGTCGAAGTAGCGGCCGGCGGGGATCAGGTCGATCACCGACGGCTCGAGGAGGTAGATCCCCGCGTTGATGGGGAACTCCTTGCGCGGCTTCTCCTCCACGCGGACCACCCGGTCGCCGCTCAGCGTGAACTCGCCGTAGGGGATGTCCACCTGATGGACCGACACGCCCACCGTCATCGCAGCCCCCCCCTGGCTCCGGTGGAACTCCCACATGGCCCGGAAGTCGCACCGGGTGAGGATGTCGGCGTTGACGACGAAGAAGGCGTGATCCAGCCGCTCGCGGAGGAGCGGGAGGGCGCCCATGGTCCCGAGCGGCCGCGGCTCCTCCGCGTACTCGATGCGCACCCCGAGGCGACTGCCGTCGCCCAGCCGCTCCCGGATCATCCCCGACTTGTGGTGGACCGCGATCAGCACCTCCGCGATCCCCGACTGGCGGAGGCGCTCGATGAGGATCTCGACGAGGGGCTTGCCGCCCACGCTGAGGAGGGGCTTGGGGGTGGACTCGGTGAGGGGCCGGAGCCGCCGGCCCTCTCCGCCCGCCATGATCACCGCCCGGCAGCGGAGCGGCGGAGGCGGCGCCAGGAG
This sequence is a window from Candidatus Rokuibacteriota bacterium. Protein-coding genes within it:
- a CDS encoding methyltransferase domain-containing protein — translated: MIRTSLGASHRRTLLDAELARCAGSFRGVVLDVGGRRQPRGRFRPPRGAVRRWVLLNIDPRAEPDILGDAEALPIREASVDRILCQEVIQYVDRYETMLAEFSRVLVPDGQLVLSAPLLHRVDHIADRQRFSGGRLVELLERAGLRVDQVTQQGYFFGTLAHMLRQAGAQVASRPLRALLALPVLAVGFCLGRLDHRAATARSAFLSSYTTGYVVIARKR
- a CDS encoding glycosyltransferase family 4 protein — protein: MRICTPHCGVAPETTSGGETYERELLVRLGRAGARIEIILARGRPYPAEAQNWTVHRFPMGRGLRWWVAPAVVPRAVKRVWDSVGFDLLRVHSLRYIGPSALWARRRFGLDVPVVAHHHHLDPSPLNALIEKRVVEGADAVVVGSEFGRRQLGEDLGARTDHVSVVHYGVDPVFAPRPRRADLVERYGLRGRPAVLFFGGLKPRKNLFLLLDVWSAVVARRPEARLLLAGGGPLLGALRRHARRIGLGESVVFTGYVPDAEKAPHFNLGDVFVFPSAMEGFGLTVAEAMSSAVPVVASDRGSIPELVRDGEAGFLCDPAAPGRFVERLLLLLEDSGLRARLGAAGRERVDRLFRWEGCVDGTRRVYERALEAWRRRGGKGTA
- a CDS encoding polysaccharide deacetylase family protein; protein product: MSASPMALRMDDVGAASKRHEVYGLTRLRLGGMALPLPGNVLFLKYLPPIKRWGPYRELAASDWEALLGQLAARGCRMTVAVTAGWVEADGAVRAYPEKFPEASRLLRQGVERGLLEVANHGYTHCLLDRGRFRPRWFSGNRAAHREFYDWLPEAVHREHLRRAQAILQDFLGRAVETFVPPGNVLSRKTLAAAAETGLRYLSCLGALRWAPAEGLTPIDDARVLAFHDRDVVLGGLPWLERLLLAAPAGGYVTVREAATA
- a CDS encoding nucleotide sugar dehydrogenase, translating into MTAIGVVGLGYVGLTLAVTLCRKGFAVHGMDASPDVLAALGAGRPHLFEPGVEEGLRRFLGERLHVGSALPAGGLDAAILCVSTPVSPDTHAPELGNLRLAARHIAERCGEDTLVIVRSTVPVGATREVVLPELRARWARPRLAFAPERTIQGQALRELEELPQVVGGLDAESRERAVALFARVTRRVVLVASLETAELVKLVNNCHTDLIYSYGNEVALIAERFRLDPLEVIRAANLDYPRPDLASPGFVGGGCLSKDPYILLSAATRAGYAPWLVGQARGLNERLPLHVAERLVALIRETRGRAEGARLCVLGWAYKGWPPTDDMRGTPIVPMLPLFRAAGLALRGHDFLVRGDVIAGLGATPVTLEAGFDGADAVLVVTNHPDYARADLPKLLGALRRPAVLYDCWRILGEEAARAAGVRYAGIGYG
- a CDS encoding LegC family aminotransferase, whose protein sequence is MIPRTPPIPNAVPRLAGNEWRYLKECLDTNWVSSAGPFIERFEREVARYVGAPHAVATVNGTAALHVALRVAGVEPGDEVLVPSLTFIATANAVAYCGAHPVFLDSEEASWGVDPQKVADFLARECLTRAGRTVNRATGRVVRALLPVHLYGHPCDLDPLLEVAGRYPLAIVEDAAEALGARYRGRRVGGDGRLACLSFNGNKIITTGGGGMVLTGDAALAGRLRTLTTQARTDPIEYIHEELGFNYRLTNIQAALGVAQLEQLDGFIESKRATAAFYREALGAIDGVRPFVEAPWARSSYWMAAALLPQRRCPDVRALLRELSAAGIGARPLWRPLHLQPLFAGAQAYRVDVATRLYDRGLSLPCSVGITPEERVTVVEALRSRLSP
- a CDS encoding NAD-dependent epimerase/dehydratase family protein, with the protein product MARILVLGGAGFIGYHLASRLAGEGHALTLVDDLSRGRRDAELQALCARPNVVLVQADLTRPGALGSLPRQWEQVYMLAAVVGVRNVESDPARVIRVNTRSVLEVLDWLPGGGEVLFFASTSETYAGGVTAGALPVPTPEDVPLSVPDVAAPRFAYAASKILGEAAVIHTARARRLPVVIGRFHNVYGPRMGTDHVVPELSLRAVRRERPFRLYGAAQRRAFCHVADAVEAMTRLVAVEAARGRVVNIGNDGEETTMEDLLRIILRAARFEPAIQHLPAPPGSVERRCPDLTRLRALTGFAPKVPLEAGVGETFDWYRAWWERRGGRP
- a CDS encoding methyltransferase domain-containing protein, with amino-acid sequence MSPAGSPRPWPEPVRRRVAEYYTRYYRDTLGIPAWAALVEARLDEETHEAMHLDRLEAALGRTVAGLAILNVGCGTGGFTVIARRAGAAAMGVDTEPEAVEICRLKAAAEGAGGPILAAAEHLPFSAGAFDLVYCFSTLEHVADAAAAVREMVRVVRTGGALYLHAPSALACYEGHYKLFWLPGMPRTVARCYLRLRGRPTRFVDTLTPLLRGPLERLLRDAGTRIVPLGPSGTRARESGSPLWPMIRGYYRLFRISPSIEILAWK
- a CDS encoding nucleotidyltransferase family protein; protein product: MSPIGDVLVAAGASLREVIERITRSGKQIALVVDGAGRLLGLLTDGDLRKAILRGVSLEASAGEVMNRAPVVATAGLGAAEALDLMRARTIRHLPLLAGDGTVVDLLRLEDLLAPPPPLRCRAVIMAGGEGRRLRPLTESTPKPLLSVGGKPLVEILIERLRQSGIAEVLIAVHHKSGMIRERLGDGSRLGVRIEYAEEPRPLGTMGALPLLRERLDHAFFVVNADILTRCDFRAMWEFHRSQGGAAMTVGVSVHQVDIPYGEFTLSGDRVVRVEEKPRKEFPINAGIYLLEPSVIDLIPAGRYFDATDLIRLLIDAGKPVAAHLIREYWLDVGRHHDLEKANRDMAEGLLD
- a CDS encoding glycosyltransferase family 4 protein; translation: MNVCLANEYFPPHAPGGAEWSTEALARALARRGLRVVVVTPNYGAPAVEERDGVRVRRFPFPLKREPGRPGLPPRVLRSPLFALWAGLQLARIARAEGAQVLHAQNKHMLLPGIIARALTRVPLVLTIRDGSLIDAAPMCLHHGDRRPADCGVRKLWRECSEEYFALYGAGRRRRLRVKLGFLAGWLDASFKQRLLRRLDAVVGVSDGILDVYRRSGLLEGVRRVRTIHTIPPVLVPASEERAAALRRAHGLAGHPVILCVGKLSPGKGTPDVAAAAARVVETVPEALFVFVGDGELPGASGAPWIRRLGALPNAEVLALYAVADMVVTPSVIPDALSRVIVEAMTAGRPVIGTRVGGTPELIEDGVTGLLVERGDPDGLARAITRLLADDALRRALGTQARRHIERQLDAETSVDLMLALYREVRGEAQAS